In a single window of the Raphanus sativus cultivar WK10039 chromosome 9, ASM80110v3, whole genome shotgun sequence genome:
- the LOC108824368 gene encoding ACD11 homolog protein, producing MEKDMIEDARFNRPLLVITEAFEDLADSLKPRWQKRSGIGNDVVSNDGLRLDAFSSACTHVSVLFGCLGFAFKFAEMEYVSKVRDLVEASKTFDTLHNILDLDVMNQTVKTQGSYSRNLRRVRLGLDLIRAIFEQFLMTNEYYSLKDAATKAYTQVCAPFHTWAVRTAVYAGMYTLPTRDQLLLRLNETDQSVEKNMRRYMEASRPIIEYIDKLYIDRNIKLDW from the exons ATGGAGAAAGACATGATCGAGGACGCTAGATTCAACAGACCTTTGTTGGTTATCACGGAGGCTTTCGAGGATCTGGCAGATTCGCTTAAACCGCGATGGCAGAAACGCTCCGGGATCGGCAACGACGTTGTGTCAAATGATGGGTTAAGGCTCGATGCGTTTAGCAGTGCGTGTACTCACGTCTCTGTTCTCTTCGGCTGCCTTGGCTTCGCCTTCAAGTTCGCTGAGATGGAGTACGTCTCCAAG GTTAGAGATTTGGTGGAAGCGTCAAAAACGTTTGATACGTTACATAACATTCTTGATCTAGATGTAATGAATCAAACGGTTAAGACACAAGGAAGCTATTCGCGAAACCTCCGACGTGTTAGACTAGGTTTAGATTTGATCCGAGCCATCTTCGAACAATTCTTGATGACGAACGAGTATTATTCTTTGAAAGACGCTGCAACAAAAGCTTACACACAAGTGTGTGCACCCTTTCACACGTGGGCCGTTAGAACAGCTGTTTACGCCGGAATGTATACACTTCCGACTAGGGACCAGCTTCTGTTACGACTTAATGAAACAG ATCAATCTGTGGAAAAGAACATGAGGAGGTATATGGAAGCGTCGAGACCGATCATAGAGTATATTGACAAGCTTTACATTGATAGGAATATTAAACTGGATTGGTAG
- the LOC108827841 gene encoding uncharacterized protein LOC108827841 isoform X1, protein MAWPSSETMPYRGWSERHVRNAKGKIEARYYLERRDGGGVDLAVVGRLKSSSSSSKRMSFRYASKRNRSVLKKLGSVEDVKDWLDSIVSGEMPHVADVPATTMTEQAAGGFNISTFMSGKYQKPNHPTIDFSWMGSSWTCRKRRRHYPSFSRNGVSVSVNDFVYVLAEQNKRLVAYLEDLYEDSKGNKMVVVRWFHKTDEVGVDLSDETDDREIFFSLCLQDIKIECIDGLATVLSPQHHEKFLKLPMSVQLLPFFCQKIYGDNGIEPYDITQLQGYWKQEMLRYLNFSSSKSGEGVQALVADPGAGASLGGCVGIRSKRRRSADGTADDCKASPNSLDVGASDAPMCKEEKNGYYLKKGSLVEVLSQDSGIRGCWLRALIVKKHKDKVKVQYQDIKDADDESKKLEEWVLASRVADSDHLGLRTTGRKIVRPILKPSNETNVGVVGVGMPVDVWWCDGWWEGIVVEKVSEEKFEVYLPGEKKMSSFHRSDLRQSMEWSADEWVHIKSRSDLVSCVLSLMKEKEVEVKHDEKKPAEVGDGVMSPKGEAKPTTSSLPVATTSHKPSSTKKPVPDLLKDVLVSELNWEPSKKRRRTASYCKHKPSATEGLSCERSLDCKKCSSMGDSLFSSSVVVGRRKRNRIVSCCPHKPSLTDGFSCEKPLDCENGKFMGDSVFGSSVGQPMTGLVMSR, encoded by the exons ATGGCGTGGCCGTCGTCGGAAACGATGCCGTATCGCGGATGGAGCGAGCGGCACGTGAGGAACGCGAAGGGGAAGATCGAGGCTCGTTATTATCTGGAGAGGAGAGACGGAGGAGGTGTAGATCTGGCTGTTGTGGGGAGGTTAAagagctcttcttcttcttctaagcGCATGTCGTTTAGGTACGCCTCGAAAAGGAATCGCTCCGTCTTGAAGAAGCTTGGCTCCGTTGAAGACGTCAAGGATTGGCTCGATTCCATTGTTTCGG GTGAGATGCCTCATGTAGCAGATGTACCGGCTACTACCATGACTGAACAAGCTGCTGGAGGATTCAATATTAGCACTTTTATG AGTGGTAAATATCAGAAGCCTAATCATCCGACCATTGATTTCTCCTGGATGGGTTCTTCTTGGACTTGCAGGAAACGGCGTAGGCATTATCCTTCTTTTTCCCGGAATGGTGTCAGTGTCTCG GTAAATGATTTTGTCTATGTTTTAGCGGAGCAAAACAAGAGACTCGTCGCGTACTTGGAAGACCTTTATGAGGATTCCAAAGGCAACAAGATGGTCGTGGTACGATGGTTTCACAAAACTGATGAAGTTGGTGTTGATTTGTCTGATGAAACTGATGACAGAgagattttcttttctctttgtcttcaAGATATCAAAATCGAGTGCATTGATGGATTGGCTACTGTCCTTAGTCCTCAGCATCATGAGAAATTTCTCAAGTTGCCAATGTCTGTTCAGCTACTACCTTTCTTCTGCCAGAAAATATATGGAGATAATGGTATAGAGCCTTATGACATCACGCAGTTACAGGGTTACTGGAAGCAAGAAATGCTTAGATACTTGAATTTTTCCAGTTCTAAGTCTGGTGAAGGTGTTCAGGCACTTGTCGCCGACCCAGGAGCAGGAGCTTCTCTGGGTGGTTGTGTTGGAATTAGATCGAAACGGCGGCGTTCTGCAGATGGCACCGCAGATGACTGCAAGGCTAGCCCGAATTCTCTTGACGTGGGTGCTTCAGACGCTCCCATGTGCAAGGAAGAAAAAAATGGTTATTACCTGAAAAAGGGTTCTCTGGTTGAAGTTCTATCTCAAGATAGTGGCATCAGAGGTTGCTGGTTGAGGGCATTGATAGTAAAGAAACACAAGGATAAGGTTAAGGTCCAGTACCAAGACATTAAGGATGCAGATGATGAATCTAAAAAGCTAGAG GAGTGGGTTTTGGCTTCTCGGGTTGCTGATAGTGATCATCTTGGTCTTAGAACCACAGGACGGAAGATAGTACGCCCAATTCTGAAGCCCAGCAACGAAACTAATGTAGGGGTTGTCGGTGTTGGTATGCCTGTGGATGTGTGGTGGTGTGATGGATGGTGGGAAGGAATCGTGGTGGAGAAAGTTTCAGAAGAGAAATTTGAAGTTTACCTGCCAG GTGAAAAGAAAATGTCTTCCTTTCATCGTAGTGATCTTAGACAGTCAATGGAGTGGTCGGCAGATGAGTGGGTACACATAAAATCAAGATCTGATCTCGTGAGTTGTGTCCTATCGTTGATGAAGGAGAAAGAGGTCGAGGTAAAACATGATGAGAAGAAGCCAGCTGAAGTTGGTGATGGTGTGATGTCACCAAAGGGTGAAGCTAAACCCACCACCAGCTCTCTTCCGGTAGCTACTACATCCCATAAGCCATCTTCTACCAAGAAACCAGTTCCAGATCTTCTAAAAGACGTCTTAGTCTCTGAATTAAACTGGGAGCCAtcgaagaagaggagaagaactGCCAGTTACTGTAAACACAAGCCTAGCGCGACTGAAGGTTTGTCATGTGAAAGATCCTTGGATTGTAAGAAGTGCAGCTCCATGGGAGATTCTCTGTTTAGCTCATCCGTTGTTGTTGGCCGGAGGAAGCGTAACCGAATTGTCAGCTGCTGTCCGCACAAGCCTAGTTTGACTGATGGTTTCTCGTGTGAAAAGCCCTTGGACTGTGAGAACGGCAAGTTCATGGGAGACTCTGTGTTTGGCTCCTCGGTTGGGCAGCCTATGACTGGCCTAGTAATGTCAAGATGA
- the LOC108827841 gene encoding uncharacterized protein LOC108827841 isoform X2 produces the protein MPHVADVPATTMTEQAAGGFNISTFMSGKYQKPNHPTIDFSWMGSSWTCRKRRRHYPSFSRNGVSVSVNDFVYVLAEQNKRLVAYLEDLYEDSKGNKMVVVRWFHKTDEVGVDLSDETDDREIFFSLCLQDIKIECIDGLATVLSPQHHEKFLKLPMSVQLLPFFCQKIYGDNGIEPYDITQLQGYWKQEMLRYLNFSSSKSGEGVQALVADPGAGASLGGCVGIRSKRRRSADGTADDCKASPNSLDVGASDAPMCKEEKNGYYLKKGSLVEVLSQDSGIRGCWLRALIVKKHKDKVKVQYQDIKDADDESKKLEEWVLASRVADSDHLGLRTTGRKIVRPILKPSNETNVGVVGVGMPVDVWWCDGWWEGIVVEKVSEEKFEVYLPGEKKMSSFHRSDLRQSMEWSADEWVHIKSRSDLVSCVLSLMKEKEVEVKHDEKKPAEVGDGVMSPKGEAKPTTSSLPVATTSHKPSSTKKPVPDLLKDVLVSELNWEPSKKRRRTASYCKHKPSATEGLSCERSLDCKKCSSMGDSLFSSSVVVGRRKRNRIVSCCPHKPSLTDGFSCEKPLDCENGKFMGDSVFGSSVGQPMTGLVMSR, from the exons ATGCCTCATGTAGCAGATGTACCGGCTACTACCATGACTGAACAAGCTGCTGGAGGATTCAATATTAGCACTTTTATG AGTGGTAAATATCAGAAGCCTAATCATCCGACCATTGATTTCTCCTGGATGGGTTCTTCTTGGACTTGCAGGAAACGGCGTAGGCATTATCCTTCTTTTTCCCGGAATGGTGTCAGTGTCTCG GTAAATGATTTTGTCTATGTTTTAGCGGAGCAAAACAAGAGACTCGTCGCGTACTTGGAAGACCTTTATGAGGATTCCAAAGGCAACAAGATGGTCGTGGTACGATGGTTTCACAAAACTGATGAAGTTGGTGTTGATTTGTCTGATGAAACTGATGACAGAgagattttcttttctctttgtcttcaAGATATCAAAATCGAGTGCATTGATGGATTGGCTACTGTCCTTAGTCCTCAGCATCATGAGAAATTTCTCAAGTTGCCAATGTCTGTTCAGCTACTACCTTTCTTCTGCCAGAAAATATATGGAGATAATGGTATAGAGCCTTATGACATCACGCAGTTACAGGGTTACTGGAAGCAAGAAATGCTTAGATACTTGAATTTTTCCAGTTCTAAGTCTGGTGAAGGTGTTCAGGCACTTGTCGCCGACCCAGGAGCAGGAGCTTCTCTGGGTGGTTGTGTTGGAATTAGATCGAAACGGCGGCGTTCTGCAGATGGCACCGCAGATGACTGCAAGGCTAGCCCGAATTCTCTTGACGTGGGTGCTTCAGACGCTCCCATGTGCAAGGAAGAAAAAAATGGTTATTACCTGAAAAAGGGTTCTCTGGTTGAAGTTCTATCTCAAGATAGTGGCATCAGAGGTTGCTGGTTGAGGGCATTGATAGTAAAGAAACACAAGGATAAGGTTAAGGTCCAGTACCAAGACATTAAGGATGCAGATGATGAATCTAAAAAGCTAGAG GAGTGGGTTTTGGCTTCTCGGGTTGCTGATAGTGATCATCTTGGTCTTAGAACCACAGGACGGAAGATAGTACGCCCAATTCTGAAGCCCAGCAACGAAACTAATGTAGGGGTTGTCGGTGTTGGTATGCCTGTGGATGTGTGGTGGTGTGATGGATGGTGGGAAGGAATCGTGGTGGAGAAAGTTTCAGAAGAGAAATTTGAAGTTTACCTGCCAG GTGAAAAGAAAATGTCTTCCTTTCATCGTAGTGATCTTAGACAGTCAATGGAGTGGTCGGCAGATGAGTGGGTACACATAAAATCAAGATCTGATCTCGTGAGTTGTGTCCTATCGTTGATGAAGGAGAAAGAGGTCGAGGTAAAACATGATGAGAAGAAGCCAGCTGAAGTTGGTGATGGTGTGATGTCACCAAAGGGTGAAGCTAAACCCACCACCAGCTCTCTTCCGGTAGCTACTACATCCCATAAGCCATCTTCTACCAAGAAACCAGTTCCAGATCTTCTAAAAGACGTCTTAGTCTCTGAATTAAACTGGGAGCCAtcgaagaagaggagaagaactGCCAGTTACTGTAAACACAAGCCTAGCGCGACTGAAGGTTTGTCATGTGAAAGATCCTTGGATTGTAAGAAGTGCAGCTCCATGGGAGATTCTCTGTTTAGCTCATCCGTTGTTGTTGGCCGGAGGAAGCGTAACCGAATTGTCAGCTGCTGTCCGCACAAGCCTAGTTTGACTGATGGTTTCTCGTGTGAAAAGCCCTTGGACTGTGAGAACGGCAAGTTCATGGGAGACTCTGTGTTTGGCTCCTCGGTTGGGCAGCCTATGACTGGCCTAGTAATGTCAAGATGA